In Vibrio syngnathi, the following proteins share a genomic window:
- a CDS encoding ParA family protein, translating into MKREQTIDKLYQLAEQTQQVQADRIEIILEERSDEHFPPMSKAMMETRSGLTRRKLDEAITKLEADGHQFTKNNANHYSISLTEAHMLMDAAEVPKFHQRKQHADNKPWIINVQNQKGGTGKSMTAVHLAACLSLNLDKRYRICLIDLDPQGSLRLFLNPQISGAEHDSIYSAVDIMLDNVPEEQDVDLEFLRKNVLLPTQYPNLKTISAFPEDAMFNAEAWQSLSRDQSLDIVRLLKEKLIDKIADDFDVIMIDTGPHVDPLVWNAMYASNALLIPCAAKRLDWASTVNFFQHLPTVYEMFPEDWKGLEFVRLMPTMFEDDNKKQVSVLTEMNYLLNDQVMMATIPRSRAFETCADTYSTVFDLTVSDFEGGKKTLAVAQDAVQKSALELERVLHSNWPSLNQG; encoded by the coding sequence ACAAACTCAACAAGTTCAGGCTGACCGAATTGAGATTATTTTGGAAGAGCGAAGTGATGAACATTTCCCTCCAATGTCTAAAGCTATGATGGAGACTCGTTCTGGTTTAACGCGTCGTAAACTCGATGAAGCGATCACTAAACTTGAAGCTGATGGCCACCAGTTTACAAAGAACAACGCTAATCACTACTCGATTTCATTGACAGAAGCTCACATGTTGATGGACGCGGCAGAAGTGCCAAAGTTCCATCAACGTAAGCAGCATGCTGACAACAAACCATGGATTATCAACGTACAAAACCAAAAGGGTGGTACGGGTAAATCGATGACGGCAGTTCACTTAGCTGCTTGTTTGTCTCTAAATTTAGATAAGCGCTACCGTATCTGTCTGATTGACTTGGATCCACAAGGCTCTTTACGTCTGTTCTTGAACCCACAAATTAGTGGTGCAGAGCACGACAGTATTTATTCTGCAGTCGATATCATGTTGGATAATGTGCCAGAAGAGCAGGATGTTGACCTAGAATTCTTACGTAAGAACGTGCTGTTGCCAACTCAGTATCCTAACTTGAAGACTATTTCAGCCTTCCCAGAAGATGCGATGTTTAATGCTGAAGCATGGCAAAGCCTGTCTAGAGATCAGTCACTTGATATTGTTCGTCTTTTGAAAGAAAAGCTTATCGACAAAATCGCCGATGATTTTGATGTGATCATGATTGATACTGGGCCACACGTGGACCCGTTAGTGTGGAATGCAATGTACGCGTCGAACGCACTTTTAATTCCATGTGCAGCCAAGCGTTTGGACTGGGCTTCTACGGTTAACTTCTTCCAGCATTTGCCAACAGTTTATGAGATGTTCCCGGAAGATTGGAAAGGGCTTGAGTTTGTTCGTCTAATGCCAACCATGTTTGAAGACGACAACAAAAAACAGGTATCTGTTCTGACTGAGATGAACTACCTGCTGAATGACCAAGTTATGATGGCCACGATTCCAAGAAGTCGAGCCTTTGAAACTTGTGCCGACACTTACAGCACGGTTTTCGACCTCACGGTAAGCGACTTTGAGGGTGGCAAGAAAACTCTGGCTGTCGCTCAAGACGCAGTACAAAAAAGTGCTCTAGAATTAGAGCGTGTATTACATAGCAACTGGCCTTCACTTAATCAGGGATAA